AGGATGATTGATTGAGCCGACTGTTTTCTGTTCTCAAACATGAGTTGGGGTTTGAATAAGCTAAACCAATTGATATATGAAACACGTTAATTTCaggtttaattttaatttcctgTTTTCAAATCCCAGAAagcacaaaaataataaaataatacaaactAAGCCTAAAAGAAATAACAACACCCGAGATGCCATTTACGCATGTCAAAAGACTGCTTAGTTCAGCTACGAACATAGCCTCTACTTGTATACTAGAAAGAGAGTCCGTTGCTTGAATTTCTTACAGCCTCCAACGTACTTACTAAAAAATGTGTAAACAATCAAAGTGATCTTTTGAGACTTATTCCTTTAACCTTATTTGACATCACTGATTTAAGTTGAACTTCCTAGCTGTTGCACGATCGAAGTCGGTCTGCTTCTTTAGCTCCGATCTTTGTTGTGTTTCAACTCATTTCTCAGGTCATCATATACAACATTGGCGTGAACGCAATGCTAGAATTTTCAGGGATATTGTATCATCCGAGAACAGGCTTTCTTCGCATTCGTCGGTAGGTGTATAAGGGCATCTCTTTCTTTTGCTGCACCAAATAATTTGTCTCATCCACTTTTGGAGTTATACTTCAATTTTGTTGATCTTTACAGTTGACGGGCTTGTGGCTGTTTATTCTTATGTAATAAATTGTATTCGCAACAACAATGTTAACGAATACTAGGTACaaattttaacatttagaccaaaaagttgaatcttttagttttttttttgttgcattgtcactacaagaaaatatcgGTATTCTGAccgacattccgacggaaaatgaaatcctcagaatttcctgaggaattttcgaggaaattccgaggaagcccaaattttttgtttcctcggaatttcctcggaatataccgacggaattccgaggaaacattaatccgtcggtatattccgaggaaattccgaggaaacattaatccgtcggtatattccgaggaaattccggcGAAcgagtgatcgatcgatgcgtttttggacatatacccatcgatcgatcacattgttacgctttggtccatcttagtgatcgatcgatgcgtttttggacataaatccatcgatcgatgcgtttataaaaaaatattcgagattttgaaacccaaaacactagttcctcggaatttcctcggaatattctgaggaaattccgaggaacacttgatatcctcgatcgatcgatgggataatctcatcgaacgatcacattgttacgctttgttccatcttagtgatcgatcgatgcgtttttggacatatacccatcgatcgatcacattgttacgctttggtccatcttagtgatcgatcgatgcgtttttggacataaatccatcgatcgatgcgtgtataaaaaaacattcgagattttgaaacccaaaacactagttcctcggaatttcctcggaatattccgaggaacacttgatatcctcgatcgatcgatgggataatctcatcgaacgatcacattgttacgctttgttccatcttagtgatcgatcgatgcgtttttggacataaatccatcgatcgattcgtttataaaaaaacattcgagattttgaaaccccaaacactagttcctcggaatttcctcggaatattccgacggaattccgaggaagaaaagggtttcctcggaattccctcggaatattccgaggaaatagggtttttaaaccgaaaacaacgttttgcggtttgaataacacctatataacccttattaagtgtcttacgttcattatgaagtcaaaaatttgttcattaccctataataaacaattttccgatcgtatgaacgaaatccccacaacataagagaaacacttatacactttaatgaacgataaagggaatacttacaatttgttttgaaatttgttatttcatggtttatgctcatctatacaaagaatcctcaatggtatgcattacaactgtataagaaatgaaatacggcaaaaaaaattgatgttttgaaaccccaaacattaGTTCCtcagtatttcctcggaatattccgaggaaattccgaggaacagtataaattaataaaaatacatgcataggatattctttttcctcgaattaatgaaaatatttcgaggaaattccgacggatatttaagtggccgtcggaatttcctcggaatattttcatttaaccgggcaaacaagccgccaaatatttcgcgaaaattgaaattgaaaataccgagggaattccgacggaaaatatccgtcagacccaaggttttataaactcgaaccgcatcttcttccccatttctctcttcttcttctccggcgatctctctctccttccggcgttctccaccttctctcgcgacgatctctccggcgaatcctttccattcccttacaaatcatgtaaggaccctatcccactctcttaggtcctatttgttaggtttttaagtagatttgatgattttagaagatttttgatagatttttgttagggtgattgggtaggattgtgatttgttgtgtaataggtttagaattgtgatttggttgtgttgaattgatttagaacttgttttataaattgtttattatttttgtatatacaaaacgttttttctatataaattcgattttacaaaacgtttttgtatataaattcgatttttggatttataaaagatgatttcatatttataaaaatatttatatttattaaaactaattttgtatttataaaacatttttttgatttataaacactatttttttatttttgtatttataaaaactattttaaatatacaaaatgttctttgtatataaattcgatttttggatttaaaaaagatgatttcatattttaaaattaattttgtatttataaaacattttttgatttataaacactatattttattattttttgtatttataaaaactattttgtatttataaaaagatgatttcatatctataaaaatatttatatttattaaaactaattttgtatttataaaacatttttttgatttataaacactattttattagtttttgtatttataactattttgtatttataaaaagatgatttcgtatttgtaaaaatatttatatttattaaaactaattttgtatttataaaacatttttttttatttataaaaactattttattattttttgtattttaaatatgttttctattttaattttaattttattttttcgaatttcaatttaaaaaaataaatttataatttttttttttaattttggaaatattccgaggaagtgtatccctcggaatattccgacgacatcttcctcggaatatttcgaggaatttccgacgaaaaaagtcctcggaaatttccgagggatttccgaggaaagatgaatttccgaggagttatttccgaggatttttttcgtcggtatgtcgtcggaatagcgttattccgacgatataccgacgatttttttcctcggtatgccgatgttttcttgtagtgtgtctATCAGTGAGTGTTGGGCTTTATTGTTTTTTCATGGGCTTGGTCAGATTTGAGCTATGGTCAGGTTTTACTTTTGTTCGGAATCATGCTAGACGCTATCCGTGCAATCTCATGCCTAGcgaattatttaaaaattgagaCAAACTTAAAGAATACGAGGGGATtcgttttttagaaaattataaatttaaaatatgtaagatattcATCAAATATGAAGTTATATCATATATCATAATTGTTGTTTCTTCTTGCATAGACAAGCTAGTAATCTCTAGTAATTATATAACCTTGCCAAGCCACAGAAGAAGAGAACGAGTATCATTCCCCGCCAGACGTAAGCTTTAGTTGAGTAGAGTTTGTAAACTTGAAAGCTCACTTGTTCGACTTAGTTTTTTCGTGTTTGATCAGTCTTGATCCATCTTATGGGATGTTTGAGCCGAGGAATGAATTGATGTGTTCATCGTTTAGCTCGCCTAAACGACGAGACTCCATTGAAGTAATCCTCTGTATTTTTGGAGTCTCTAGTGAAGTAGTTCTAtgtatttttggatattttggtgTTGGAGGTTGACGAGAAGACTCTATTGAAATCGATCTTTGTATTCTTGGTGATACCATTGCCACATTTGATGCAGCTGCTGATGCCGGGCCAGCTTCAACTAGCTCAATTTATGTCTCATGCACCGCTACCAAAACTCCAAAATCTAACTCATTGCTCACTAATTCTTCTAGTCTTCCTGACTACACAATCATTCCATCTCTCATAACCTGTGAAAATGAAACCACTCATTGGCAAAATTTTAGATCACAAACCCCAACAAGCAATCAGTGTTAAGAAGGAAGTCTACTTGATGAGTTACTAGCAAGACAGTCTTTCCTTTCAATGCCCCTCTTACACATTTCTGCAGACACATCACcacaaaaatataagaatcaGTGATTAATCAAACATATAAAATGttggaactattttttttaacattatgAAGAGTGTAATCATATGtcaaaaatgaagttttatttgaatgagaaatagAAGTACAATGTGTGTGATTTGAGAAACTTGTATAAAGTAGCAAATACACACATTGGatatttgaacttggatttgtgtttttaatttgttagtTGGACTTGTTGGGATTTATTAAgcccatgtccaactctatattatctgattagtacgatattgtcccgCATGATTTTACTTTTGGATTCCTTCCAAAAAGGCCTtgtactaattagagttggacatatctttatatattagacattccttgtctaattctccaatgtgagacttagtttgttatctcacattctccccctcaaactaaggatcacattcatcTCGTGTTCCACAACTGACTTCCAGGATCTTTTGACTTGATCTCTGCCACACATACCTCCCAATCCTAACTCGATGGATCCCGTTCCTActcgaagggtattttggtcttcttgcagatttctTGTCAACCGTTCTGATACTAATTGTTGGGATTTATTAAgcccatgtccaactctatattatctgattagtacgatattgtccactttgggcctcaGGCAAGCCCGCATGATTTTACTTTTGGATTCattcccaaaaggcctcgtactaattagagttgaacatctctttatatattagacactccttttctaattctccaatgtgagacttagtttgttatctcaCAGGATTTCATGTTATGAAccaaatatatgttgattttttatattgataaatataaaaaagaaatatattttaaagtatattatttagtttgaattggtcaaacaataataatttattatttaatttcttgGTCAAAATGTGGAATAAATTCACATAATAACTGACAAGAATTAAAAACTTCATTAGTGCACCATGGAGGAGTTTCATTGTTGtgttgaaaaatgaaacttgtgcttctcattatttttctataaaagggTTTGTTAGCATTATAGAAAATACACATTCACACCAAAAGAAAACTCACATTCTCGTACTTTGAATAGTCAtgttagtattttttatttattttgtgtccGAGAGTACAACATAAAGTTAGGTTCGACAGATTATGTGttttcggtgatggtaaacAGAAACATGCATATGTATCATTGGAATCTGAGCGCTATGAAACCGTCACACTACAGAgcgtttaaaaatttaatgaaatagATTAACCCTTTCGGTtctgcaattcttctttatcagtttatttcaatattgtaattttgatttatgtttttattatttttacaaatattagTTGTCCCCATTATAGTACAATAACATTCTTACATAAATTTGTTCTTAATTACCTTGAACTAAGAAAGCATGTATTCATATAACAGGCATCACTAAGAAAGACTTTTAGTGAATTTGGCCAAAACAATTTTGGACCAAAAACTTGTAAACCCGCGtagaaaaaagtttttaaactCAACGTTTTACATACAAAACGCGCCGCGTAAACCATTTCCACGCTCCACTCGGGGCAGTGTAACAGAGACGAGTTGGTCTTATTCACCACAGCCCACACTCGTGTCACGTAAACGCGGGCGAAAACAAGcgttatataatattttcgaacagggtttttttttactaatgtaGAGAACAGAATCTTATATCGTCAGAGCATGTTTAACCCTTAGAGCCAAAGGTGGtctcttaataattttttagtaattaatcATAGTTAAGAGTTTGATCTTAAGAGACATCTATTTTGTTAGCTCCAATGGTAGGTTTTTAATTAGgggtttttaagaaaaaaaaattatttaacttaaattttttaaagataaaatttattttttaaattaaacatattaaaataaacatattaaaacattaatttttaaaaagaacatcaaaagaaagattagtaaaataaacgagaataatttgaaagaaacatcCGACTCAGTTGTTGTCCTCACCACGTCCGAATTTACGCCAtacatgttcaaccaaatcagctttcagttgttgatgcatttgtttatcacgaattctagttcgaGCAGCCATCATATTGCCGATATTTGTAGGGATATCTGTAGAGAACGTGAGAtccacatgtgaacttccggTGTCTTCTCCTGgttggaactctgaaacatcatattgagtgtatccatctcgttcgtcttctactatcatgttatggagtatgatacatgctctcataatcttcccaattttgactttatcccaaaaaagtactggatttttaacaatggcaaagcgagcttgcaagactccaaaagcacgttcgacatcttttcggacagcttcttgacgttGCGCAAATAAAACCACTTTCGGCCCTTGTGGTATTGAAattgattggataaaagttgcccatttcggataaataccgtcggtgagatagtaagccatatgatactctcttccattgacagagaaggtgacttgcggagcttgaccttttattatgtcatcaaaaacagttgagcgatcaagaacattgatatcattcaaggtacctggaggtccaaaaaatgcatgccatatccatagatcatacgatgcaaccgcctctaaaacgattaTGGGTTTTCCCGAACCCCGTGAATATTGAcatttccaagcggtgggacaattcttccactcccaatgcatacaatcgatgcttcctatcatcccgggaaatccacgatgCTCACCAATatgaagtagacgttgaagatcagccggtgttggtcttcttaggtactgatcgccgaataaatatattattccatccaaaaaaatttccaaacatGACCGAGTTGTAGATGAACCGAGTCTGAGGTATTCGTCAACCGTATCAGCCGCAGTACCATATGCCAAACAACGAATGGCAGCAGTACACTTttgaagaggagagagactaAGCCTTCCGAGAGCATCTTTCTTTTGTCGAAagaattcaacttcattggagagtcgatcaacaatatgcatgaacaatggcttgttcatccTAAAACGTCGTTGGAATAGATTATCAGGATATgttggagtttcactgaaataatcattccataaacgtatatcgccttcttcacgatttctttcgatgtAAGctcgttttctttctttttttcttttcttcttcatgaTTACCATAATTAATGGTAAAATTCTCGAAACTTTGCTCAAAATGTTGATCAAAATTTTGATCGAAATGTTGATCAAAATTTTGATCGAAatgttgatcaaaatattgatcaattTTTTCGTCCAATTTTTCATCGTCCAATCCCTCGAAAGGATTTTGTGAAGAAGATGCCATATGgaaagagaatttttttttttttttgtgaaacgtTTGGAACAAGAATTGTTTGAAATGAGAATAGAGAAAGGGAGAACAAGCGTAATTTGAAAAATGTGACGGATTCAAACTGAGAATATAaaaaaggagagaagaagagTTTGTGTTTCTTAAATGAGAGAAGCAGAGTTGTGTTTCTTGAATGAGAGAATACGAGTTGTGTTTCTTGAATGAGAGAAGAAGAGTTGTGTTGTAGAATGAGAATTAGTTCTTAATTTATAGAACAAGAGAACCAAAAGTACAAGACTACCATACCAATAATACAAAACTATCAACTCTCGTGACTACACAAACATACAAAATGCATGACTACAAAATAATCCAAGAGTCTCGTGACTGGTGACTACACAAACATACAAAATGCATGACATACAATCCTCATGACTACACATCATACATGAGTCTTGTGACCTGCAAGAACCAAAATACAACATACAGGAGCCTGTCCGTGACCTTCCTCTTCTTACCATCACCCTTAGAAGATTGGCCTACTTCTAGCTTGATTCCCGAGTTCAGTACCTTGAACTTCTCCTCTCtcagcttcttctcttcctgTTCCATCCTTTTCAGCATCCTTCTGAACTCAGgttcgatgtcctcaactgattCCTCCACCCTAATCAAGTACCCCATGTTTCTCCTGTATTCTTCAAAGCTCAACTCCaccatatcttcttcttcttcatctgataTCTCCACCATTTCAACTTCAGTTGGTGTGATATCTGCAACATCATCATCTGTATCTTCTTGTGGGAGAGGCGGTATGATTCCTCTTGCTGAGAGGCCACAAACAATCGGTTTTCTTGCTTCCATTTCGGTTTCTGTTCCCCTGAAAAGCTAAAAAGTAAAACCATcaacttatatttaaaagacTGATAACATTGATCACAAAGATTATTATATTACACATCAACTTATATTTCTAAGCAAGATTGATAACATTTATCACAAAGACTACTAATTGACTAACATTGATTTACTTATATTCTAAAGGATTACATTGACAACATTTCAGTAATCAGTTTGTTCTTAAGCGCAACTTCTAATTCACTAAGTGGCTCTGTTTTTGCAAGCAAACTGTCAAGCAGTTTGGTCTTGCTAAGATTATCCTTCATAATTAATTCCTTCGCCTTTATCTCTCACATTTGCCGCAACTCTTGCAGATTCTTCCCTTCTTCTCCCACTGGCCTTTTAGCCTTCGCCTTTGCTGCCTTAACACCCATAGGCCTAGCCATTGGTTCATCCTCTCCATTGACACTGGGCATAGATGCTGATGACCGAAAAGATTGTTCTTCCCCcaccctctttttttttgaaccagAGCTTTGTTAACTACTTCCATAAGTCCCAcaccatttctgatcattccTAAGCTCCCTTCAGGCATGCTCCAACGAGAACTTCACCTTGTAATAAAGAAAATTTCATGTGCAGCCTTCAGAACATCATCTTCACTCTGGCCACTGGTCCTCTGTTTTGTTGCAGCGTCATGTGAACCCACGAACTTACAGACACCCTCATTTATCTTCCCCCACCTTTGCTTACAGTCATTACAAGAAATATCGGCATTAATAGCGTCGAGAATGTGCAACCATATCGTTTTCGTAGCGTTTCGAAGAACGCCGTGACAGCCGCAGCTATGGTAGATCCTTCCTCTATCGTAGCGTATTTTCGTGTgctataaaaaataaagatgcTATAGCGTTTACCCAGTActatattaaactattttaatagCACTTTGTTTTAGCTAGGACATTATTTTCTATCGCGTTTTTATTTTGCCATGGCATAATTTATATTGACATATTTTCAATGCTATGAAAATTAAAATCGTTtgctgaaaattaaaaaaaataaaattgattattattattattattattattaaatattaaattttggtttacaacTGATTTCGATATATAAATTAAACCGGTTTGCAAATGATTTCGgttgatattaaaaatttggTTTACACCTGATTTCGGTTTACAAATTAAACCAGAAGATTACAAATGTTTTCAGTTTATAAATTAAACCAGTTTACATACAAACCGGgtttaaaactaattaactaaccaaaacataattaaGCTTAACCTAAACATAAGCCGCCGCTACCAGAGCGTCCGCCTCCAGCCTCCGCATGCAGCGCCTCCAGCCTCTAGAGCATCCGCCTCAAGCCTTTGTTCTCTTACTCCAGCCTCCACAACCTCTATTCGCTTACGCCAGTCGCATACCTCCTCTGGTTCTTCTTCACACGTTCAATTCTTCTACCTTCACCAAAATTAAAACCACACATAAGAGAGATGATGAGATAGTAGTTATTTGTAGCTCTAAAAAGGAGGAGGGGATTCATTACCATTGACATAGCCAGTATGGAGATGGAGAGACATGGAGCCGtgggagagagaaagagggagTCGGAGAAGATGGACGTAGGAGCAACACGCTTCTCTTGCCTCAACTTAGTAAAGTCTGCTTTGTTAAGCTTAGTGAAACCCCTAAACAAAAGCCACAAAATTCATGAGTTCGACAGGGGAGAGAGATGGAAAAGAGAAATCAGTGAGATAAGAGGATGAAGATGGAAGAAATCAGGAAAATCGGTGGTAGAGGTTGACAGaggaagaataaaaaaaaactgggAGATAGAGGAGAAAAAGTTACgacagaggagagagagggacAAGAGAATAAACACAAAAGGGTTAAATCTGACCATTGGATTAAAGTATATCAACGGTTAAGATGGTGATCCGCGCACTTTTGTATTAGTGGTTCATATTTTCAGTCCCTTTGTGTGtttattaaccaaaaaaacatttatgttgtttgtgttttgttatttttttttttttgtcaattgtgttttgttatttatttatttaactttttagttTCTataacatttcttttttttttactataacaCACTTGTAtaaagttttttcttttaaagaattaaaatttagatttcaGGTTTTTATTAAGTGGAAATATGGTTTATATTAggagttagggtttagggtatggagTTTGATtgaagatttaaggtttatgttTGTAAGTTATAACTTAACAATAAAAGActaaattttaagtttaattttaatattataggtTATGGTCtgaaaaaaatagagttttaattttttttttgtaacacaaattAGAGTTTTAGTTATGTTTTGAGTTTAGGGGTTAAAACATACTTAGTGTTTTGGAGTTAAATTTTATAatcaagattaaaaaaataaattataaagttataaagttataattttttaaagtttgataATTACAAATGTTCATTTTGAAATCTACTATAAGTGTTGGATGTTGAAATTTAAggcatgtttagggtttagatgaggtgaatttttttttttttctaatttattatctgtattagattttctttttatcatatTACTAGTTGTGCTATCTTAGGATTTTATGATGAAATATTAacaatttaggatttagggcatgtttagggtatagaatttgaaataaaaaattcttttttttcttcaaatttatTATTGTTGAAATGTTAATTGTCACATAAATTGTAGTGCAAAATGTAAATCAAAACATTGCAATTTGatctatatataagaaattatatttcattaatttttcaaaacataaattatttcatTTGCTAAGTCTAGGAACTTCATCTACGAACCAATGTCTCAACAAGCTTTAacatatcaaaattaaaatcaaagaaacCTAAATCATTCTTTGAAGTGAATGCAAGTCTTTGTGGTCTTCCTCTCATGGAAAGTTGCTTTGAGACTAACGCACTGCCAATACAACAACACTAGAAGCAATCACAAAGAAGAAAGTGATCATACAATCCCCAACGTGTTCTTCTTCTCAAGTACATTTGAAGTCAGGACAAACCGAGAGGATGACGATAAGAATCCGAATGCACGGTCGCAGCCTTCGCAATCTCAGCCCGACACCGAGACCCGGCAGTGAAGATGCTCTGGAGCAAGGATTCCATTTTCTGTACTCTGGCACTCGCAACCCTTGAAGCTTCGTCACTATGTACTCTGGCACTCGCAACCCTTGAAGCTTCGTCACTCATCAGGCTCTACACCATTCCAACTGAATCAATACCTAGCAGCCTTTAAGATGGGTTCAGTCATCTGCAACAAATATGAAACTTAAACTCAGTAATAAGAGCTACGATCAGATTCAGAGAAAGACAAATAAGATCTCACCACAAGCTATCAAACTGCAGTTTCAATACAGTCCAGTCACAGCAAAAGGCGATTCAGACACAAGACAAGCTCCTCAGATGCAAGTAACTCACCAAACAGCAACAGGTCTTGTGTATGAGAATGCACTCTcgaagaaagaagaaataaacaTGCATACCTGATAATTAAGAGAAACATAAGCTTTAAAATTTGTTCAGACATGAGCTTTAAAATTGTTCTAAACTAAAGGAACGAACTTTGGCCATCATCAATGAACCGAACAGCTTTACGCTCACGCTCCCTAACATAAAAAATCAGCATAAACTAATGCTTACAATGATACTAAAACTGTTTCTTAGACAGAGATATTCATACAAAACATAACTCATTTTCTTGGGCAAGATATATACGATCCCAAACATCCATAGAAACAGAGACGAACACAATGAAAAGCAATGCCAAATGCTTCGGCCTTTTGAGATGATACGCTGGATTCATATATCTACATAGCCCAAAACCAGTTATCGATCTACCTCTTGCAAACAAATCCAAATTCCACTCAGATACAAACATCATAAGCCTGAGACTGTGTTCATGCTTAGAGGGTCAACACTCGATTTTTTAAGCCATCTTCAACACAAGAGCCAAAAGAAAAGAGTCTTAGCTCAGAAGCAACAGGTTACCTGAAATTAAACTTCACAACGATTTCCTTAATCTCATCGTCAAAACCATCTTCAAACTCGGGTTGCTCTGGAAACAAA
This genomic stretch from Brassica napus cultivar Da-Ae chromosome C9, Da-Ae, whole genome shotgun sequence harbors:
- the LOC106368987 gene encoding uncharacterized protein LOC106368987 is translated as MKNWTKKLINILINISIKILINISIKILINILSKVSRILPLIMVIMKKKRKKERKRAYIERNREEGDIRLWNDYFSETPTYPDNLFQRRFRMNKPLFMHIVDRLSNEVEFFRQKKDALGRLSLSPLQKCTAAIRCLAYGTAADTVDEYLRLGSSTTRSCLEIFLDGIIYLFGDQYLRRPTPADLQRLLHIGEHRGFPGMIGSIDCMHWEWKNCPTAWKCQYSRGSGKPIIVLEAVASYDLWIWHAFFGPPGTLNDINVLDRSTVFDDIIKGQAPQVTFSVNGREYHMAYYLTDGIYPKWATFIQSISIPQGPKVVLFAQRQEAVRKDVERAFGVLQARFAIVKNPVLFWDKVKIGKIMRACIILHNMIVEDERDGYTQYDVSEFQPGEDTGSSHVDLTFSTDIPTNIGNMMAARTRIRDKQMHQQLKADLVEHVWRKFGRGEDNN